The following coding sequences are from one Devosia neptuniae window:
- a CDS encoding ABC transporter permease subunit encodes MLNYILRRLALIVPTIIGISICAFAFVRVLPGDPILAMAGQHGVTPERYEILREQFGYNLPIWQQYFNYLGGVLQGNFGVSLATKRPVITEFMTLFPATIELALVAMFLAVIIGIPAGIFAAVKRGSWFDQLTMGVALTGYSMPIFWWGLLLIIFFSGYLGWTPVSGRIALSFFLRPITGFMLVDTLLYGNWPAFVSALRHLILPAVVLGTIPLAVIARQTRSAMLEILGEDYVRTARAKGMSPRRVVNVHALRNALIPVVTTIGLQVGLLMGGAILTETIFSWPGIGKWMIDSISKRDYVVVQSGLLLIALIVMAVNLLVDLLYAVINPRIRVQ; translated from the coding sequence ATGCTCAATTACATTCTGCGCAGGCTTGCGCTGATCGTGCCGACCATTATCGGCATTTCCATCTGTGCTTTCGCTTTTGTCCGGGTGCTGCCGGGCGACCCCATCCTGGCCATGGCTGGCCAGCATGGCGTGACGCCGGAGCGCTACGAAATCCTGCGCGAACAGTTCGGCTACAATCTGCCGATCTGGCAGCAATATTTCAATTATCTGGGCGGCGTCCTGCAGGGCAATTTCGGTGTCTCGCTGGCCACCAAGCGCCCCGTCATCACCGAATTCATGACCCTGTTCCCCGCCACGATCGAATTGGCCCTGGTCGCCATGTTCCTGGCGGTCATCATCGGCATACCCGCCGGCATCTTTGCCGCTGTCAAGCGCGGCTCCTGGTTCGATCAATTGACCATGGGGGTGGCGCTGACCGGTTACTCCATGCCCATCTTCTGGTGGGGCCTGCTGCTGATCATCTTCTTTTCCGGCTATCTGGGCTGGACGCCGGTTTCGGGACGCATCGCGCTCTCCTTCTTCCTGCGCCCCATTACCGGCTTCATGCTGGTCGATACCCTGCTCTACGGCAATTGGCCGGCCTTCGTTTCGGCTTTGCGCCATCTGATCCTGCCGGCAGTGGTGCTGGGCACCATTCCCCTGGCGGTCATCGCGCGGCAGACCCGTTCGGCCATGCTCGAAATCCTGGGCGAAGATTATGTGCGTACCGCTCGCGCCAAGGGCATGTCGCCCCGTCGCGTGGTCAATGTGCATGCTCTGCGCAATGCGCTGATCCCGGTGGTCACCACGATTGGCCTGCAGGTCGGGCTGCTCATGGGCGGCGCCATCCTCACAGAAACTATTTTTTCCTGGCCGGGGATTGGCAAATGGATGATCGATTCCATTTCCAAGCGCGACTATGTCGTCGTGCAATCGGGGCTCTTGCTGATCGCGCTCATCGTCATGGCGGTGAACCTGCTGGTCGATCTGCTCTATGCCGTCATCAACCCGCGCATCAGGGTGCAGTAA
- a CDS encoding cell wall hydrolase gives MTQTWQVIAVRAVSHVLVLCAVALVLFVTLVPAHAENLLVADVTPLDVPADLAALRAQPALGATMAPLEPGQQPLTAALLSNYVARQQALRDFDVNAALPQPELNSEVLLGYIARGSFGGNGALSAIDSFATSSAPTERALSPSVLAAYVESGYQTTGQRLDHANTERGCLAQAIYHEARGESEAGQLAVANVIVNRARSGKFPSTLCGVIYQNANKGRYRCQFTFACDGRDDAPAERRAWGRSKELAQQVYAEFALGENVGAVPGSALYYHTTAVRPSWANTYNAVAEIGSHIFYSPN, from the coding sequence TTGACGCAAACCTGGCAGGTCATCGCTGTGCGTGCGGTTTCGCATGTACTGGTCCTGTGCGCGGTTGCGCTCGTGCTGTTCGTCACCCTGGTTCCCGCTCACGCTGAAAACCTGCTCGTCGCCGACGTCACCCCGCTCGATGTGCCGGCCGATCTGGCAGCGCTGCGCGCCCAGCCGGCGCTCGGCGCCACCATGGCGCCGCTTGAGCCCGGCCAGCAGCCTTTGACCGCAGCGCTCCTGTCCAATTACGTCGCCCGCCAGCAGGCGCTGCGCGATTTCGACGTCAACGCCGCCCTGCCGCAGCCTGAGCTCAATTCCGAAGTGCTGCTGGGCTACATCGCCCGCGGCTCGTTTGGCGGCAATGGTGCGCTTTCGGCCATTGATAGCTTCGCGACCTCCAGCGCTCCCACCGAGCGGGCGCTCAGCCCCTCCGTGCTCGCTGCCTATGTTGAAAGCGGCTACCAGACCACCGGCCAGCGGCTCGACCATGCCAATACCGAGCGCGGATGCCTGGCCCAGGCCATCTATCACGAGGCTCGCGGCGAAAGCGAAGCCGGCCAGCTCGCCGTCGCCAATGTCATCGTCAACCGTGCGCGGTCGGGCAAGTTCCCGTCCACGCTCTGCGGCGTCATCTACCAAAACGCCAATAAGGGCCGCTATCGCTGCCAGTTCACCTTTGCCTGCGACGGTCGCGACGACGCCCCGGCCGAACGCCGCGCCTGGGGCCGCTCCAAGGAGCTGGCGCAGCAGGTCTATGCCGAGTTCGCCCTGGGCGAGAATGTCGGCGCCGTGCCGGGTTCCGCGCTCTACTATCACACCACCGCAGTGCGCCCGTCCTGGGCCAATACCTATAATGCGGTCGCCGAAATCGGCTCGCATATCTTTTATTCCCCCAACTGA
- a CDS encoding ABC transporter permease subunit — protein sequence MTQTPKIVPAKPDRAAALREFWHYFSVNRGAVIGLVVFALLVLIAIFAPLLAPYSPDLQYRDAILKPPFWDAGSDPRFLLGTDPVGRDMLSRLIHGARYSLFIGFFVVSGALFVGVILGVLAGYFGGWIDAMIMRVMDIVLAFPSLLLALVLVAILGPGLFNAMVAIALVLQPHFARLVRAAVMAEKNREYVTAARLSGAGHLRLMLVTILPNCLGPLIVQATLSFSNAILEAAALGFLGMGAQPPTPEWGTMLASAREFILRAPWVVTFPGLAILITVLAINLIGDGLRDALDPKLKRS from the coding sequence ATGACCCAGACTCCAAAAATCGTCCCCGCCAAGCCCGACCGTGCTGCCGCGCTGCGCGAATTCTGGCACTATTTTTCCGTCAACCGCGGCGCCGTCATCGGGCTGGTGGTGTTTGCACTCCTGGTGCTGATCGCCATCTTTGCCCCGCTGCTGGCGCCCTATTCGCCCGACCTGCAATATCGCGACGCCATCCTCAAGCCCCCGTTCTGGGATGCCGGTAGCGACCCGCGCTTCCTGCTGGGCACCGATCCGGTGGGCCGCGATATGCTGTCCCGGCTGATCCATGGCGCCCGCTATTCGCTGTTCATCGGCTTTTTCGTGGTCAGCGGCGCGCTGTTTGTCGGCGTGATCCTGGGCGTGCTGGCCGGCTATTTCGGTGGCTGGATCGACGCCATGATCATGCGCGTCATGGACATCGTCCTGGCCTTCCCGTCTCTACTGCTGGCGCTGGTGCTGGTGGCCATTCTGGGGCCGGGCCTGTTCAACGCCATGGTCGCCATTGCGCTGGTGCTGCAACCGCACTTTGCCCGCCTGGTCCGCGCCGCGGTGATGGCGGAGAAAAACCGCGAATATGTCACGGCCGCCCGCCTTTCGGGCGCCGGGCACTTGCGCCTCATGCTGGTGACCATCCTGCCCAATTGCCTGGGGCCGCTGATCGTTCAGGCGACGCTGAGCTTTTCCAATGCGATTCTCGAAGCCGCCGCGCTGGGCTTCCTGGGCATGGGTGCGCAGCCGCCGACTCCCGAATGGGGCACCATGCTGGCCTCGGCCCGCGAATTCATCCTGCGCGCACCCTGGGTCGTGACCTTCCCGGGTCTGGCGATCCTGATCACCGTGCTCGCCATCAACCTCATCGGCGACGGATTGCGCGATGCGCTCGATCCCAAGCTCAAGCGGAGCTGA
- a CDS encoding ABC transporter ATP-binding protein, translating into MTAPVLEVRNLTRDYTSSGGFLRPAKVVHAVKGVNFSLAKGRTLAVVGESGCGKSTLARMITLIDPPTAGEILIDGKPVDAGHVTHDMRQKVQIVFQNPYGSLNPRQKIGDVLAEPLLLNTKMPAAERRERAMAMLLKVGLGPEHFNRYPHMFSGGQRQRIAIARALMLNPSFLVLDEPVSALDLSVQAQILNLLKDLQDEFGLTYVFISHDLSVVRYIADEVMVMYFGDVVEHGSREDVFGNPQHSYTKTLFAATPKSDVESIRARIAKKAALAS; encoded by the coding sequence ATGACTGCACCCGTTCTCGAAGTCCGCAATCTCACCCGTGATTACACCTCCTCCGGCGGCTTCCTGCGGCCGGCCAAGGTCGTGCATGCCGTCAAGGGCGTCAATTTCTCGCTCGCCAAGGGTCGCACTCTGGCCGTGGTCGGTGAAAGCGGCTGCGGCAAGTCCACCCTGGCGCGCATGATCACGCTGATCGATCCGCCGACCGCGGGCGAAATCCTGATCGATGGCAAGCCGGTCGATGCCGGCCACGTCACCCACGACATGCGCCAGAAGGTGCAGATCGTGTTCCAGAACCCCTATGGCTCGCTCAATCCGCGCCAGAAGATCGGCGACGTGCTGGCCGAGCCGCTGCTGCTCAATACCAAGATGCCGGCTGCCGAGCGGCGCGAACGCGCCATGGCCATGCTGCTCAAGGTCGGGCTGGGACCCGAGCATTTCAATCGCTATCCGCACATGTTCTCGGGCGGCCAGCGCCAGCGCATCGCCATTGCCCGCGCGCTGATGCTCAACCCCAGTTTCCTGGTGCTCGACGAGCCGGTATCGGCGCTCGATCTCTCCGTGCAGGCGCAGATTCTCAACCTGCTCAAGGATCTGCAGGACGAATTCGGGCTGACCTATGTGTTCATCAGCCACGATCTGAGCGTCGTGCGCTATATTGCCGACGAGGTCATGGTGATGTATTTCGGCGATGTCGTCGAACATGGCAGCCGCGAGGACGTGTTTGGCAATCCCCAGCACAGCTATACCAAGACCCTGTTCGCCGCGACGCCCAAATCCGACGTCGAATCGATCCGCGCACGCATCGCCAAAAAGGCCGCCTTGGCCTCCTGA
- a CDS encoding HAD family hydrolase: protein MTSQSDILRLAPFQAAIFDMDGTLLDTEAVFKTIVFEVCTDLGFEMTDVVHSSMVGSSHERTNQLLLEAYGVSFPYSLFDERCRVSMRERTHAGVPVKQGAREFLAELVERKIPIAVATSSRTPHAHTHLGAAGLLDLFQTVVTRDDVVNPKPHPEPYLTAARRLGIDPAQCLALEDSHAGVRAAHAAGMQTVMVPDLVHPNDELRALGIAVMESLDQVRLAAFAPR, encoded by the coding sequence ATGACATCCCAGAGCGACATCCTGCGCCTCGCGCCCTTCCAGGCCGCCATCTTCGATATGGACGGCACGCTGCTTGATACCGAAGCGGTGTTCAAGACCATCGTCTTTGAAGTCTGCACCGATCTGGGCTTCGAGATGACCGATGTGGTGCATAGTTCCATGGTCGGCTCCAGCCATGAGCGCACCAATCAACTGCTGCTGGAAGCCTATGGCGTGTCCTTTCCCTACAGCCTGTTCGACGAACGCTGCCGCGTCAGCATGCGCGAGCGCACCCATGCCGGCGTGCCGGTCAAGCAAGGCGCCCGCGAATTTCTGGCCGAACTGGTCGAGCGGAAAATCCCGATTGCCGTCGCCACCTCCTCGCGCACGCCCCATGCCCATACCCATCTGGGAGCGGCGGGCCTGCTCGATCTGTTCCAGACGGTTGTGACTCGCGACGATGTGGTCAATCCCAAGCCCCATCCCGAGCCCTACCTGACGGCGGCGCGGCGGTTGGGTATCGATCCGGCGCAATGCCTGGCGCTCGAAGACAGCCATGCCGGGGTCCGCGCGGCCCATGCCGCTGGCATGCAAACCGTCATGGTGCCCGATCTGGTCCACCCCAATGACGAATTGCGTGCCCTCGGCATTGCCGTGATGGAGAGCCTCGATCAGGTCCGGCTGGCGGCCTTCGCGCCGCGCTGA
- a CDS encoding DeoR/GlpR family DNA-binding transcription regulator encodes MNDTQTRQQAILELARLEGRVLVDALAERFAVSVQTIRKDLNQLCDQRLLKRMHGGAVLPSGIENLEYEARRNIAAAEKQAIGKAAAALIPNDASLFINIGTTTEAVSQALLDHSGLLVITNNINVANRMRIYPQFEVVIAGGVVRGSDGGIVGEAAAGFFSQFKVDYAVIGASALDEDGALLDFDYREVKVAQAIIANARHIILVADAGKFARTAPVRIARIDQIDTFVTDRSPSPAFTALCAAAGTILVETG; translated from the coding sequence TTGAACGACACGCAGACACGCCAGCAGGCGATCCTGGAACTGGCCCGGCTCGAAGGGCGGGTGCTGGTCGATGCCCTGGCCGAGCGCTTTGCCGTGTCGGTGCAGACCATCCGCAAGGATCTCAACCAGCTCTGCGACCAGCGCCTGCTCAAGCGCATGCATGGCGGGGCTGTGCTGCCCTCGGGCATTGAAAACCTCGAATATGAGGCGCGGCGGAACATTGCGGCCGCGGAAAAGCAGGCCATAGGCAAGGCGGCCGCCGCGCTCATCCCCAATGACGCCTCGCTGTTCATCAATATCGGGACGACGACCGAGGCGGTGAGCCAGGCCCTGCTCGATCATTCGGGCCTGTTGGTCATCACCAACAACATCAATGTCGCCAACCGCATGCGCATCTATCCCCAATTCGAGGTGGTGATTGCCGGCGGCGTGGTGCGCGGCAGCGATGGCGGCATTGTGGGCGAAGCGGCGGCCGGCTTTTTCTCCCAATTCAAGGTCGACTACGCTGTCATCGGCGCCTCGGCGCTGGACGAAGACGGCGCCCTGCTCGATTTCGACTATCGCGAGGTCAAGGTGGCGCAAGCCATCATTGCCAATGCGCGACACATAATCCTGGTCGCCGATGCCGGTAAATTCGCCCGCACCGCGCCGGTCAGGATCGCCCGGATCGACCAGATCGACACGTTCGTGACCGACCGTAGCCCCTCCCCGGCCTTCACTGCGCTATGCGCGGCGGCGGGGACGATCCTCGTGGAAACCGGGTAA
- a CDS encoding gamma carbonic anhydrase family protein has translation MSLYELDGVAPRLDPDVAWIAPTAVLVGDIVVGVDAGIWFGAVARGDNETITIGARSNVQDNAVLHTDMGFPLTIGEGCTIGHKAMLHGCTIGDNTLIGMGATVLNGARIGSNCLIGAGALITEGKEIPDGSLVVGVPGKVVRALDAEAIAGLTRSADGYVKNARRFATGLADVTGRPSDFEPA, from the coding sequence ATGAGCCTATATGAACTCGATGGCGTCGCGCCGCGGCTCGATCCCGATGTCGCCTGGATTGCACCGACCGCCGTGCTGGTGGGCGATATCGTAGTGGGCGTCGATGCGGGCATCTGGTTTGGCGCGGTGGCGCGCGGCGACAATGAAACCATCACCATCGGCGCGCGCAGCAATGTGCAGGACAATGCGGTGCTCCATACCGATATGGGCTTCCCGCTGACCATCGGGGAGGGCTGCACCATTGGCCACAAGGCCATGCTGCATGGCTGCACCATTGGCGACAATACGCTGATCGGCATGGGCGCTACCGTGCTCAATGGCGCCAGGATCGGCAGCAATTGCCTGATCGGAGCGGGCGCCCTGATCACCGAGGGCAAGGAAATTCCCGATGGTTCGCTCGTGGTCGGCGTGCCGGGCAAGGTGGTCCGGGCGTTGGACGCGGAAGCCATTGCCGGGCTGACCCGGTCGGCCGATGGCTATGTCAAGAATGCCCGCCGCTTTGCCACGGGGCTCGCCGACGTGACCGGCCGGCCATCCGACTTCGAGCCGGCATAG
- a CDS encoding bifunctional diguanylate cyclase/phosphodiesterase, translating into MVNSTASQDNRLSWLRPIAIPAVIALIVLVTGGLFLDKQTSILARERLRADVQAELSLVRAKLEGNINGNIQLVRGLVSTLATEPGMDQARFAALASSILAERSQLRLVAAAPGLVVTMAYPMAGNEAVIGLDYVLDIAQRDAVLQARDTGRPVLAGPVDLVQGGQGFVGRFPVFTGNGTERRFWGVVSAVVDMDRLYVESGLLAPSLGSDISITRRDARGVKGQRFFGPDLDGQDPVLSTVTLPSGFWEVAARPKGGWTSDSGIWVLRGTLIVAGALILFPILITGRLIGERQLHIRVLKQREAELERLSHRLALALDSSEVGVWEMDMATRDLVWDERMNELYGLPKDGGPRHFKHWNAALHPADFAAAQTDFSKGMRTGQYKSVFRVTWPDGTVRTIKAIGAVYSEAGSNPRLVGVNWDITEDVARSEDLRRTKLLTEARNRELEAAKSRIEHNALHDSLTGLPNRRYLDDILKANAGDGYAGSGSIALLHLDLDRFKQINDTLGHAAGDAMLVHASAVLRANCRASDFVARIGGDEFVVVCPAADGDQYLGMMAERIVAQMRKPVSYQGHQCRFGVSIGIAAEHGPDIDVGRLLVNADIALYRAKGRGRNRFEYFSEALQAEVVHTKRVADEILSGLEREEFIAFYQPQFDARSHDLVGVEALVRWRHPVLGLRAPDAFLATAEDLNVMATIDRIVLEHALADLDRWESMGLKVPRASVNVSHRRLHDDALIESLEKLHIPPGRIAFELVESIYLDEDDAVIAHNIDQLKELGIEIEIDDFGTGYASIVSLQKLRPARLKIDRQLVDPILDDIGQRQLLASIVDIGKSMGIEVIAEGVESMAHAAILTELGCDILQGYAFARPMSRDDLEVFLGEQRWRRAS; encoded by the coding sequence GTGGTGAATTCAACTGCATCGCAGGACAATAGGCTGAGCTGGCTGCGCCCCATTGCCATTCCGGCCGTGATTGCGCTGATCGTGCTGGTTACCGGCGGGCTGTTCCTCGACAAGCAGACCAGCATTCTCGCCCGCGAGAGACTGCGCGCGGATGTGCAGGCCGAGCTTTCCCTGGTCCGTGCCAAGCTCGAAGGCAATATCAACGGCAATATCCAATTGGTGCGTGGGCTGGTATCGACCCTCGCCACCGAACCGGGAATGGACCAGGCCCGCTTTGCGGCGCTGGCGTCGAGCATCCTGGCCGAGCGCAGCCAATTGCGGCTGGTGGCTGCGGCGCCGGGCCTGGTGGTCACCATGGCCTATCCCATGGCGGGCAATGAGGCGGTGATCGGGCTCGATTATGTGCTCGACATTGCCCAGCGCGATGCCGTGCTGCAGGCCCGCGACACCGGCCGGCCGGTCTTGGCGGGGCCGGTGGATCTGGTGCAGGGCGGGCAGGGTTTTGTCGGCCGGTTCCCCGTATTTACCGGCAATGGCACGGAGCGCCGCTTCTGGGGCGTGGTGTCGGCCGTGGTCGATATGGACCGGCTCTATGTCGAGAGCGGATTGCTTGCGCCCTCGTTGGGCAGCGATATTTCCATCACCCGCCGGGATGCGCGCGGCGTGAAAGGCCAGCGGTTTTTCGGACCGGACCTCGATGGCCAGGATCCCGTGCTGTCCACCGTCACCTTGCCGTCAGGTTTCTGGGAGGTCGCCGCCCGGCCAAAAGGCGGCTGGACCAGTGATTCCGGCATCTGGGTGCTGCGCGGCACATTGATCGTCGCGGGGGCGCTGATTCTGTTTCCCATTCTCATCACCGGACGGCTGATCGGCGAGCGGCAATTGCATATCCGCGTGCTCAAGCAGCGCGAAGCCGAACTCGAGCGGCTGTCCCACCGGCTCGCTCTGGCGCTGGACAGTTCGGAGGTCGGCGTCTGGGAAATGGATATGGCGACCAGGGACCTCGTCTGGGACGAACGGATGAACGAGCTTTACGGCCTGCCCAAGGACGGGGGGCCGCGCCATTTCAAGCATTGGAATGCGGCGCTGCATCCGGCCGATTTCGCGGCGGCGCAGACCGATTTTTCCAAGGGCATGCGCACCGGGCAGTATAAATCGGTGTTCCGCGTCACCTGGCCGGACGGCACTGTGCGCACCATCAAGGCCATCGGCGCCGTCTATAGCGAGGCCGGCAGCAATCCGCGGCTGGTGGGGGTCAATTGGGACATTACCGAGGACGTGGCTCGCAGCGAGGATTTGCGGCGCACCAAGCTCCTGACCGAGGCGCGCAACCGGGAACTCGAGGCCGCCAAGAGCCGCATCGAGCACAATGCCTTGCATGACAGCCTGACCGGACTGCCCAATCGGCGCTATCTCGACGACATCCTCAAGGCCAATGCGGGGGATGGCTATGCCGGCAGCGGCAGCATTGCCCTGCTGCATCTGGATCTCGATCGCTTCAAGCAGATCAATGACACGCTGGGCCATGCGGCGGGCGACGCCATGCTGGTGCATGCCAGCGCCGTGCTGCGAGCCAATTGCCGCGCCAGCGATTTCGTGGCGCGGATCGGCGGCGACGAATTCGTGGTGGTCTGCCCGGCTGCCGATGGCGACCAGTATCTGGGCATGATGGCCGAGCGGATCGTGGCGCAGATGCGCAAGCCGGTGAGCTATCAGGGCCACCAATGCCGGTTCGGCGTCAGTATCGGCATTGCCGCCGAGCATGGGCCCGACATCGACGTGGGCCGCCTGCTGGTCAATGCCGATATCGCGCTCTATCGCGCCAAGGGGCGCGGCCGCAACCGCTTCGAATATTTCTCTGAAGCCCTGCAGGCCGAGGTGGTGCATACCAAACGGGTGGCCGACGAAATCCTGAGCGGGCTCGAGCGCGAGGAATTCATCGCCTTCTATCAGCCCCAGTTCGACGCGCGCAGCCACGACCTGGTGGGCGTGGAAGCCCTGGTGCGCTGGCGCCATCCGGTGCTGGGCCTGCGCGCGCCCGACGCGTTCCTCGCGACGGCGGAAGACCTCAATGTCATGGCAACAATCGACCGCATCGTGCTTGAACACGCGCTGGCTGACCTCGACCGCTGGGAGAGCATGGGCCTCAAAGTGCCGCGCGCCTCGGTCAATGTGTCCCACCGCCGCCTGCATGATGACGCGCTGATCGAGAGCCTCGAAAAGCTGCATATTCCGCCGGGACGGATTGCGTTCGAACTGGTGGAATCGATCTATCTCGACGAGGACGATGCGGTCATCGCGCACAATATCGACCAGCTCAAGGAATTGGGCATCGAGATCGAAATCGACGATTTCGGCACCGGCTATGCCTCCATCGTGTCACTGCAAAAACTGCGCCCGGCCCGGCTCAAGATCGACCGGCAATTGGTCGATCCAATCCTGGACGATATCGGGCAGCGCCAATTGCTGGCCTCGATCGTCGATATCGGCAAATCCATGGGCATCGAAGTGATCGCCGAGGGCGTCGAGAGCATGGCGCATGCCGCGATCCTGACCGAACTCGGCTGCGATATCCTGCAGGGCTATGCCTTTGCCCGCCCGATGAGCCGGGATGATCTCGAAGTGTTCCTGGGCGAGCAGCGCTGGCGCCGCGCCTCCTGA
- a CDS encoding protein adenylyltransferase SelO, with the protein MPAFKPATDHETLGDAFFDRVTPADFPQTILRHRDQRWAKRMGLDGLSDEQWIAHFGRFAPLPGSLNQPLALRYHGHQFRSYNADLGDGRGFLFAQGYDHRDGRLLDFGTKGSGQTPWSRGGDGRLTLKGGVREVLATEMLEALGVYTSKSFSLIETGEELYRGDEPSPTRSSVLVRLSHSHIRIGTFQRLAYLEDYDAIGQLVDYTIAHYYPQLADATDKPAALLEAVVAAVAKLGAQWIAAGFVHGVLNTDNINVTGESFDYGPWRFLPTYDPDFTAAYFDESGLYSFGRQPDTLAWNLTRLAECLVPLSSIEALEPALNTIWPQFRAALPAAMLGRLGLNPRDVESDSAFITALFGFLNQSQAPYEQFFFDWRGGALSAKRAASSPSAEFYATDAFRPIADALEGYTASDRVNLDHPYFARTKPRTMLVEDVEAIWAPIAERDDWGIFAQALAEIAEMRDAYGVAS; encoded by the coding sequence ATGCCCGCATTCAAACCAGCCACAGACCACGAAACGCTCGGCGACGCGTTCTTTGACCGCGTCACCCCCGCCGATTTTCCCCAGACCATATTGCGCCATCGCGACCAGCGCTGGGCCAAGCGCATGGGCCTGGACGGGCTCAGCGACGAGCAATGGATCGCCCATTTCGGCCGCTTTGCGCCCCTGCCCGGCTCGCTCAACCAGCCACTGGCGCTGCGCTATCACGGCCATCAATTCCGCAGCTACAATGCCGATCTGGGTGATGGGCGCGGCTTTCTGTTTGCCCAGGGCTATGACCATAGGGATGGGCGCCTGCTCGATTTCGGCACCAAGGGCAGCGGGCAAACGCCCTGGTCGCGCGGTGGCGATGGGCGGCTGACGCTGAAAGGCGGGGTGCGCGAAGTGCTGGCCACCGAAATGCTCGAAGCGCTGGGCGTCTATACGTCCAAGAGCTTTTCGTTGATCGAAACTGGGGAAGAGCTCTACCGGGGCGATGAGCCCTCGCCGACGCGGTCGTCAGTGCTGGTCCGGCTCAGCCACAGCCATATCCGCATCGGCACCTTCCAGCGCCTAGCCTATCTCGAGGACTATGACGCCATCGGCCAATTGGTCGATTACACCATCGCCCATTATTATCCCCAATTGGCGGACGCCACTGACAAGCCGGCAGCCCTGCTTGAGGCGGTGGTCGCGGCCGTGGCAAAACTGGGCGCGCAATGGATTGCCGCCGGGTTCGTGCATGGCGTGCTCAACACCGACAATATCAATGTCACTGGCGAGAGTTTCGATTATGGGCCGTGGCGGTTCCTGCCGACCTACGATCCCGATTTCACCGCCGCTTATTTCGACGAGAGCGGGCTTTATAGCTTTGGCCGGCAACCCGACACCTTGGCCTGGAACCTGACCCGGTTGGCCGAGTGCCTCGTGCCGCTGTCCAGTATCGAGGCATTGGAGCCGGCGCTCAATACGATCTGGCCGCAATTCCGCGCCGCCCTGCCCGCCGCCATGCTGGGCCGCCTGGGACTGAACCCACGCGATGTAGAGAGCGACAGCGCGTTCATCACCGCGCTGTTCGGCTTCCTCAACCAGTCGCAGGCGCCCTATGAGCAATTCTTCTTTGATTGGCGCGGCGGGGCGCTGAGTGCCAAGCGAGCAGCTTCCAGTCCGTCAGCCGAGTTTTATGCAACAGACGCGTTCCGGCCGATTGCCGACGCGTTGGAAGGCTACACAGCCAGCGACAGGGTCAATCTCGATCATCCCTATTTCGCCCGGACCAAGCCGCGCACCATGCTGGTGGAGGATGTCGAGGCGATCTGGGCGCCGATTGCAGAACGCGACGATTGGGGGATATTTGCCCAGGCACTGGCTGAAATCGCCGAGATGCGCGATGCCTATGGCGTGGCGAGCTGA
- a CDS encoding ABC transporter ATP-binding protein, with protein MPLLEIKNLSVSFDTSVGLFKAVDGIDVSVDAREVLAIVGESGSGKSVAMLAVMGLLPSTATVTADKMEFEGLDLLAMSPADKRKIIGKDIAMIFQEPIASLNPCFTVGFQIEEVLSKHLGLSGRAARQRAVELLHLVGIKDGADRLNAFPHQMSGGQCQRVMIAMAISCNPKLLIADEPTTALDVTIQKQILDLLVRLQAEHGMGLIMITHDMGVVAETADRVIVQYKGHKMEEADVLSLFENPKSNYTRALLSALPENAVGDRLPTVSDFVFEPAPGVA; from the coding sequence ATGCCCCTGCTCGAAATCAAGAACCTGAGCGTTTCCTTCGATACCTCGGTCGGCCTGTTCAAGGCTGTTGATGGGATCGATGTGTCGGTCGACGCCCGCGAAGTCCTCGCCATTGTCGGGGAATCCGGCTCTGGCAAATCGGTGGCCATGCTGGCGGTTATGGGGCTATTGCCCAGCACCGCCACGGTCACCGCCGACAAGATGGAGTTCGAAGGCCTCGACCTGCTCGCCATGTCGCCGGCCGACAAGCGCAAGATCATCGGCAAGGACATTGCCATGATCTTCCAGGAGCCGATCGCCAGCCTCAATCCCTGCTTCACCGTGGGCTTCCAGATCGAGGAAGTGCTGTCCAAACATCTGGGGCTCAGCGGCCGTGCGGCGCGGCAGCGCGCCGTCGAATTGCTGCATCTGGTGGGCATCAAGGACGGTGCGGACCGGCTCAATGCCTTCCCGCACCAGATGAGCGGCGGGCAATGCCAGCGCGTCATGATCGCCATGGCTATTTCCTGTAATCCCAAATTGCTGATCGCGGACGAACCGACCACCGCGCTCGACGTGACCATCCAGAAGCAGATCCTCGATCTGCTGGTTCGGCTGCAGGCCGAACACGGCATGGGCCTGATCATGATCACCCATGATATGGGCGTCGTGGCCGAAACGGCCGACCGGGTCATCGTGCAATATAAGGGGCACAAGATGGAGGAGGCCGACGTGCTCTCCCTGTTCGAGAACCCCAAATCCAACTACACGCGGGCGCTTCTGTCGGCGCTGCCGGAAAACGCGGTGGGCGATCGCCTGCCCACGGTGTCCGACTTCGTCTTCGAACCGGCGCCGGGAGTGGCATGA